Genomic DNA from Clavibacter michiganensis:
GGCAGGCCCGCCTGCTGGTGATCGGCACCGACCACGCGGCCGAGGCCGTCACGGGCTTCTTCACGAAGTACGGCGACGGCGGAGCGGACGTGCTGCCGCTGACGGGTCTCACGAAGCGCCAGGGCCGGGCGCTGCTCGAGCACCTGGGCGCCCCCGAGCGGCTGTACCTCAAGGCCCCCACCGCGGACCTCCTCGACGACACCCCCGGCCAGACCGACGAGGCCAACCTCGGTCTCACCTACGCCGACATCGACGACTTCCTCGAGGGACGGGACGTCGCCGACGAGGTGGCCGAGGCGATCGAGGCGCGATACCGGAGCACGGAGCACAAGCGGCGCGTGCCCGCCAGCATGTTCGACGACTGGTGGAAGTGATCCCCGCCTGACCCACGTGACGACGCCCCGCACCTCGGTCGAGGTGCGGGGCGTCGTCACGTGTCGGAGAGGGCGATCAGCGCCGCTCGGCCTCCGCGGCGCGCGAGTTCGCGGCGGACGACGAGGGAACGGGCGGGCTGTACTGCTCGTCCGGTGACTCGACGCGGCGCTCCGCGGCGGGCTGGTCGTCGGATCCGCTGCGCCACGGCACCGGGACGGGAGCGACGGCGGTCGCCTCGTCCGGGCGGGCCTGCGGCCTGCTCGCGGCGGCCGTGTCGGTGGCCGGCTGGTCGTCCTCGAACTGCCAGCGGGAGATGTCGCCCTGGAAGATCTTGCGAGCGCGACCGGGGTGGTGCTGCCACTCGACCATGCGGTCGCGGAACTCGGCCAGCTGCGCGTCGAACTGGAAGCCGAAGCTGCCGCTGCCGCGCTTGAACTCGGTGATCTCGTGGGCCGCCCAGGTGGCGGCGGTCGCCGCGCCCTTGACCGGCAGGAGGCGGATCCGGATGTCGGCCTCGCCCGCGGCGCGGTCGGCGAGCACGCGCTCCTGCGCCGTGAGGCCGTCCCACACCGAGGCCTGGCGCGCCGCGTCGACGAGCACGCCGATGGCGGCCGCCTTCACCTCGCGGTCGTGCCGGGTGAGGATCCGCTGCGTGGCACCGCGTGCGATGAACGCCGCGAGTACGCCGGCCACCACGATGGCGACGAAGGGGACGACGACGCCGGAGAGGAGCTGCGTGCCCCGCTCGGACGCGAGGGCATCGAGGAGATCATTCCACCACTGCATGCGGCGACCGTACCCCGGGCATCGGGCGCGATCCGGGAGGTCGCGCGGGCGCGTCGCGACGCCCGCTCAGGGGTGGCCGCCGGTCAGAACCGGAGGCAGTCGACCGCGTCCTGCAGCGACCAGAAGTCGCCGAGGGGGACGAACCCCTGGGCGTCACGGCGGAGGCGCTTGGCGCGGAAGCGCTCGCCCTGCGGCTCGTGCATGCGCTCCACGTAGCCGAGCACGGCGCCGTCGGGCCGGGTGACGCGCAGGAGCCCGTCGTGCAGCTCGCGCACCTGGGCGGCCGAGCGCGACAGGGGGGTGTAGGTGATGCTGGGCATGGTGTCCTCCGTCCGCGTGCCGCCGGCCCGGCGGTGTCTCGATGTCCCCGAAGCTACGGGGGACCACCGACATCGCGCCCGGCAGGAATGGGCGGTGCCCGATGACGGTTCCCTCCCATGTCGACCGCCGCGGACCTCGCGCGCATCGACGGGAAGTAGGTTCATCTCTCATGCAGACATTCATCCTCGCCGGCGGCTGCTTCTGGTGCCTCGATGCGGTCTACCGCACGCTCGACGGCGTCCAGGACGTCATCTCCGGCTACATCGGCGGACACACCGCCCACCCGTCCTACGACGCCGTGTGCACGGGCGCGACCGGGCACGCCGAGGCGGTGAAGGTGGTCTTCGACGAGGAGGTCATCCCCGCCGACGTCATCCTCGACGTGTTCTTCACGCTGCACGACCCGCGCCAGCTCAACCGCCAGGGCGCCGACGTCGGCACCCAGTACCGCTCGGCGATGTTCCCCGCGGACGCGGAGCAGGAGCAGCTGTTCCGGGACGCCATCTCCCGCGCGGGCGAGCTGTGGGACGGCACTGCCGTCACCACGATCGAGCCGGTCGGCACCTGGTACGACGCGGAGGACTACCACCAGGACTTCTTCGCGAAGAACCCCGGTCAGGGCTACTGCAACGCGGTCGCCGTGCCCAAGGTCAACAAGGTGCGGAAGTCGTTCGCGCAGTACGTGCGCGCCGCCTGATCCACCCCTCATCGACGCCCCGCGGCCTGTACGGCCGCGGGGCGTCGGCGTACCATCGGCACGTCCGGGCGACGGAGCCCGGCGAGGAGAGGCGACGACGATGTCGATGACCACCAGCACGAGCACGACCGGCCTCCCGCGCATCGCGGGCAAGACCTGGGTGGCCTTCGGGGCCACGGGGGCGCTCGCCTCCATCCACTCCCATGACGACGGCTACGAGGTGCGGCCGCTGCGCCGCGGCGTGTTGGCCGGCACCTACCCCACCCTGGAGATCGCGAAGGCCGCGCTCCGGGCGGTCCGGGGCGACGAGCTCCGCTTCACCGAGCACTGATTCCGCGCCCCCCTCCCCAGGCCCGCATCCGTCGCGTCGCGCGCGGGATCCGCTCGAGCGTCCCGCTCGATGCCCGCGGCCGTCCATCCTGGGCCGGCGGTCACGCGGTCGCGGGAAGGGGAGCGTCGGTGCGGGATCGGTGCGAGGAGCACGACGGCGACGAGCGCGAGAACGGTGTGTCCGTCGTGGTCCACGGAGCGGTCGCGCGGCGGCCGCGGTGCATCTCCACGGTCGAGGGCTGGGAGGTCGCGAGCCTCGTCCTCGGGCCCGGCGACGTCGGCGTCGGCGTGCCGGAGGGCGGTGCCGTCCTCGTCGTGTGCTCGGGCGTCGGATCGGCGGGCGCCGTGACGCGCCTCGCGGCGGGGGAGGAGGTGATCGTCCTCGGCCGCCTCGTCCCGCGACGCGCCGCCCGTCCGGAGCACGACGTGATCGAGCTCGTGGCCGATGCGGTGCTGGCCCGACGCCGGGCAGGGGAGGTCACCACGGCGACGGAGCCTAGGATCGCACCATGAGCGGATCCCCCCGGTGGCTCGAGCCGGATCAGCAGCGCGCCTGGCGGACGGTCATCGTCGCGCTGAACCACGTCAGCGAGCGCATCGAGCGGCAGCTCCTCCGCGACGCGGGCATGCCGCACGCCTACTACATGATCCTCGTCCGGCTGTCGGAGGCCGAGGGCGGCGCGCTCCCCATGAGCGTCCTCGCCCGGGCGCTGCAGGCCTCGGCGAGCCGCACCTCGCACGCCGTCACCCGGCTGGAGCAGCTCGGCTGGGTCCGCCGCTCGCGCTCGCCCCACGACGGCCGGAGCCTGCTCGCCGAGCTCACCGACGAGGGCCGCGCGACCCTCGAGGCGGCGGCCCCCGGCCACGCCGAGGAGGTGCTCCGCACGGTGTTCGACCCGCTGACCGCGGATCAGACCGCGCAGCTCGAGGCCATCGCGCGGGATATCCTCGCCAGCATGAGCGCATCCTCCCTCGACGACGGCCAGGGGAGCGCCCGCGGCGACGACCTCGCCATCCCCGCGGCACCCGACCGCGACGACGACACGGCCTGCGCCGACGAGTCCGCCGCGTGATCCG
This window encodes:
- the msrA gene encoding peptide-methionine (S)-S-oxide reductase MsrA, whose amino-acid sequence is MQTFILAGGCFWCLDAVYRTLDGVQDVISGYIGGHTAHPSYDAVCTGATGHAEAVKVVFDEEVIPADVILDVFFTLHDPRQLNRQGADVGTQYRSAMFPADAEQEQLFRDAISRAGELWDGTAVTTIEPVGTWYDAEDYHQDFFAKNPGQGYCNAVAVPKVNKVRKSFAQYVRAA
- a CDS encoding MarR family winged helix-turn-helix transcriptional regulator; this encodes MSGSPRWLEPDQQRAWRTVIVALNHVSERIERQLLRDAGMPHAYYMILVRLSEAEGGALPMSVLARALQASASRTSHAVTRLEQLGWVRRSRSPHDGRSLLAELTDEGRATLEAAAPGHAEEVLRTVFDPLTADQTAQLEAIARDILASMSASSLDDGQGSARGDDLAIPAAPDRDDDTACADESAA